Proteins co-encoded in one Siniperca chuatsi isolate FFG_IHB_CAS linkage group LG11, ASM2008510v1, whole genome shotgun sequence genomic window:
- the LOC122884887 gene encoding D(1)-like dopamine receptor translates to MENYTTWSNFTQVLSELDGTGGGEEEEEGGGEEGGGSGAGSGGLRVLVGCVLFLLIVSTLLGNTLVCAAVVRFRHLRSKVTNFFVISLAVSDLFVAVLVMPWEAITEVTGTWLFGRFCGVWIAFDIMCSTASILNLCIISVDRYWAIASPFKYERKMTHRVAFVMIGVAWTLSILISFIPVQLNWHQAGEEEEEEELKEEVGEMMAISGRNFTNSSNTSTFAKSCVANLNKTYAISSSFISFYIPVVIMIATYTRIYRIAQTQIRRITSLERAAEQAQNQGHGVNRNHQQQHRPNEEASLKSSFKKETKVLKTLSIIMGVFVFCWLPFFVLNCTVPFCDPPCVSDTTFTVFVWFGWANSSLNPVIYAFNADFRRAFTTILGCNHICSSNAVEAVNFSDELVSYHHDTTLHKEALVPAQLQQHPRTINVGSDHLEDMSAQFDEESIISNSSRSHNRLLLLPATVQLEDDPEISLETITPFTSAAGLESDALIPGQVHQDG, encoded by the coding sequence atggaaaactacACGACGTGGAGTAATTTCACGCAAGTTCTGTCGGAGCTGGACGGGACGGGCggcggggaggaggaggaggagggcggcGGGGAGGAGGGCGGCGGGAGCGGGGCAGGGAGCGGCGGACTGCGCGTCCTCGTCGGCTGCGTCCTCTTCCTGCTCATCGTGTCCACGCTGCTCGGGAACACGCTGGTGTGCGCTGCCGTGGTCCGGTTCCGCCACCTGCGCTCCAAAGTCACCAACTTCTTCGTCATCTCGCTGGCCGTGTCCGACCTGTTCGTGGCCGTGCTGGTGATGCCCTGGGAGGCCATCACCGAGGTGACCGGCACGTGGCTGTTCGGACGGTTTTGCGGGGTCTGGATCGCCTTTGACATCATGTGCTCCACAGCCTCCATTTTGAACCTGTGCATAATCAGTGTGGACCGCTACTGGGCCATCGCCAGCCCGTTCAAGTACGAGCGGAAGATGACTCACCGGGTGGCGTTTGTCATGATCGGGGTGGCGTGGACGCTGTCGATCCTGATCTCCTTCATCCCAGTGCAGCTCAACTGGCACCAGgccggggaggaggaggaggaagaagagctgaaggaggaggtgggggaaaTGATGGCCATCAGTGGCAGGAACTTCACGAACAGCAGCAACACCAGCACCTTCGCCAAGAGCTGCGTCGCCAACCTGAACAAAACCTAcgccatctcctcctccttcatcagCTTCTACATCCCAGTGGTGATCATGATCGCCACCTACACCCGGATCTACAGGATTGCTCAGACCCAAATCCGCCGGATCACCTCTTTGGAGAGGGCGGCGGAGCAGGCACAGAACCAAGGCCATGGTGTGAACCGgaaccaccagcagcagcacaggccCAATGAAGAAGCCTCATTGAAGTCGTCGTTTAAGAAGGAAACCAAAGTCCTGAAGACGCTCTCCATTATCATGGGGGTGTTTGTCTTCTGCTGGCTGCCATTCTTTGTCCTCAACTGCACGGTCCCGTTCTGTGACCCGCCCTGTGTCAGCGACACCACCTTCACTGTCTTCGTCTGGTTCGGCTGGGCCAACTCCTCCCTCAACCCGGTCATTTACGCATTCAACGCAGACTTCCGTCGGGCCTTCACCACCATTCTGGGTTGCAACCACATCTGCTCAAGCAACGCGGTGGAGGCTGTGAACTTCAGCGACGAGCTTGTTTCTTACCACCATGACACGACACTCCACAAGGAGGCGCTGGTCCCTGCGCAGCTGCAGCAACATCCTCGCACCATTAACGTCGGGTCCGACCACCTGGAGGACATGAGCGCTCAGTTTGATGAGGAATCGATCATCTCCAATAGTTCCCGGAGCCACAacagactgctgctgcttcctgccACCGTCCAGCTCGAGGATGACCCGGAAATCTCCTTGGAAACGATCACGCCGTTCACCTCGGCCGCGGGCCTTGAGAGTGATGCTCTAATACCAGGACAAGTCCACCAGGATGGATAG